In Clostridium sp. DL-VIII, the following proteins share a genomic window:
- a CDS encoding radical SAM protein, translating to MYDYPLYRPPSEANSLIIQVTLGCSHNKCSFCSMYKSKKFMIKSLDDIKNDINYFRQVYKYVERIFLADGDALIIPTEKLKEIFSYIKEVFPECKRITLYGSPKSILLKTTQELKELKALGLSMIYMGVESGDDVVLKDINKGVDSGTLIKAGKMVKDADILLSVTVISGIGGKKSSRNHAIKTGKIITEMSPDYLGVLTLMIEKDTVLYNKILNKEFEVLSDREILNEIRLLIEQINVNELMVFRCNHASNYISLKGNLPQDKEMLLKQIDYYMKNNRLKGEEERRL from the coding sequence ATGTATGATTATCCATTATACAGACCGCCAAGTGAGGCTAATAGTTTAATAATACAAGTTACTTTAGGGTGTTCTCACAATAAATGCAGTTTTTGCAGTATGTATAAGTCTAAGAAATTTATGATAAAATCTTTAGATGATATTAAAAATGATATAAATTATTTTAGACAAGTATATAAATATGTAGAGAGAATATTTTTAGCAGATGGAGATGCTTTAATTATTCCTACGGAGAAGTTAAAGGAAATATTCTCATATATAAAGGAAGTATTTCCTGAGTGCAAAAGAATTACTCTTTATGGATCACCTAAATCAATTTTACTTAAAACCACTCAGGAATTAAAGGAGCTTAAAGCTTTAGGTTTATCTATGATATATATGGGCGTTGAAAGTGGAGATGATGTAGTTTTAAAAGATATAAACAAAGGTGTAGATAGTGGAACTTTAATAAAGGCTGGAAAGATGGTTAAAGATGCAGATATTTTACTTTCAGTAACTGTTATTTCTGGTATAGGTGGAAAAAAATCAAGTAGAAATCATGCAATCAAAACTGGGAAAATAATAACTGAAATGTCGCCAGATTATCTAGGTGTATTGACTCTTATGATTGAAAAGGACACGGTTTTATATAATAAAATTTTAAATAAAGAATTTGAAGTTTTAAGTGATAGAGAAATTTTAAATGAAATCAGGCTTTTAATAGAACAAATTAATGTTAATGAACTAATGGTATTTAGATGTAATCATGCATCAAATTATATTTCATTAAAAGGGAATTTACCGCAGGATAAGGAAATGTTATTAAAGCAAATTGATTATTATATGAAAAATAACAGGTTAAAAGGTGAGGAAGAAAGAAGATTATAA